Proteins found in one Populus alba chromosome 14, ASM523922v2, whole genome shotgun sequence genomic segment:
- the LOC118032335 gene encoding uncharacterized protein — protein MAESDPYPKDSYYSANMTTRGSSRSSISTTSVHVTALDGLVNVNSLFTIAVFVGLSLTTPHPHSLENRTSCDASVDVVKNLLVFEVVSFSFFLFSSLIAQGLKLAINLLNSKDVDEAFRAHINLKALRFGMMGSAIGSVMGCVFLMLSMINVIQIRLGMLSCGSKSTVHAVTALVLLVSSALLVYISTAVYAFLH, from the exons ATGGCTGA ATCTGATCCATACCCAAAAGACTCGTATTACAGCGCAAACATGACTACAAGAGGATCCTCTAGATCCTCCATTTCAACGACCAGCGTGCACGTGACAGCCCTTGATGGCCTGGTGAATGTGAACTCTCTTTTTACAATCGCCGTCTTTGTTGGGCTCTCTCTTACAACCCCACATCCGCACAGCCTCGAAAACCGCACATCCTGCGACGCAAGCGTCGACGTGGTCAAGAATCTACTAGTCTTCGAGGTTGTGTCCTTcagcttcttcctcttctcttctctaATAGCACAGGGCCTGAAACTGGCTATCAATTTGTTGAACAGTAAAGACGTGGATGAGGCTTTCAGGGCACACATTAACTTGAAGGCTTTGAGGTTCGGGATGATGGGATCGGCTATTGGTTCGGTTATGGGTTGTGTATTTTTGATGCTGTCAATGATTAATGTGATTCAGATTAGGTTGGGGATGTTGTCTTGTGGGAGTAAGAGCACTGTTCATGCCGTTACTGCTTtggttcttttagtttcttcTGCTCTCTTGGTTTATATTTCCACTGCTGTTTATGCTTTTCTCCACTGA
- the LOC118055752 gene encoding uncharacterized protein — translation MNPKSNPFSAAGSGLIRGGLGAYGERIFGSGSEYVQSNISKCFSYPQYYFQVNAHYVRNKLKIVLLPFLNRGHWTRITEPVGGRLSYKPPINDINAPDLYIPCMAFATYLVLSGISLGLSGKFTPEALNWQFVKGMIGWFSEVMLLKVSILSLGGGEAPLLDMVAYAGYTFTGMCVAVLGRITLGYTYYLIILWTCLCMGIFLIKTMKRTLLSEVRSYDSSKHQYLLLCTALTQFPLMFCLSNTSGTWLF, via the exons ATGAATCCCAAATCCAATCCATTTTCTGCAGCTGGTTCAGGGCTCATTAGAGGGGGATTGGGTGCTTATGGAGAGAGAATTTTTGGGTCAGGCTCTGAGTATGTACAAAGCAAT ATAAGCAAGTGCTTCTCTTACCCTCAATATTACTTCCAAGTGAATGCCCATTATGTCAGGAACAAATTGAAGattgttcttcttccttttctaaaCAGG GGCCACTGGACAAGAATAACTGAGCCAGTTGGAGGCAGGCTTTCCTATAAACCTCCAATTAATGACATAAATGCTCCAGATTTATACATTCCTTGCATGGCATTTGCTACCTACTTGGTTCTTTCTGGCATCTCATTGGGCCTTTCTGGGAA GTTTACACCAGAGGCCTTAAATTGGCAGTTTGTTAAAGGAATGATAGGCTGGTTTTCCGAAGTGATGCTGCTGAAAGTTTCAATTCTTTCACTGGGAGGTGGGGAGGCACCTCTGTTGGACATGGTAGCGTATGCTGGGTATACATTTACAGGGATGTGTGTTGCTGTGCTTGGGAGGATCACTTTGGGCTATACATACTATCTGATAATTTTGTGGACATGTCTTTGCATGGGTATATTTTTGATCAAGACAATGAAGCGAACTCTATTGTCTGAGGTTAGGAGTTATGACTCAAGCAAGCATCAGTACCTCTTGCTCTGCACTGCTTTGACCCAGTTCCCACTGATGTTTTGCCTCAGCAACACTTCAGGAACTTGGCTTTTCTGA